tgcactctgataataaattctacTTTGAACGTTTTGTTGAGTTACATTTTCATAGAGCTCTATTTTTAAAATCACACAGAAAGATGAACAAAGTCAAATATCTTATAAAGTTGAAGTATACAAGGATACAATTAAGCAggaacaggaataggccatttggcccatcaagcctgtgcTTCTAATTGATGTGATCATTGGTTGATGTGCTCTCGGCCCCGTCTCTTCTATTGCAGTTCCCTGTAGCCCACAATTCCACAATCTTTCATAAAATTACCTACCTTCTTTACAAGTGCCTCCAGTGATTTAGTCCCCACAACCTTCTGAGATGGAAAGTTCCAGAGATTTGTCATCCTCTGTGAGAGGAAGTTCCTACTCACCAGTTTTTAATGGTCACCCTTTATCCTGTAACATGCACCCCCTCATTAAAGATCTTCCATGATCTTTCTCAGCATCTACCCCGACATGTCCTTTCATGATCTTCTACAAGTTCACCTCCATTGTTATAAATGCCAATCAATGCGTTTCAATGGCTACAGCATTCATTTCTAGGTTTGCTTCCCTGAACCCTTCAGACAGCTTTGCACTTTCTCCTCAACTTTAAGATGATTTTGAAATTCAGATTTAATGAAAAAACTTCTGTCCATTTTGTCataatgtgaacaaagtcaccagagagaaatAGCTGGTAAATATAAAAGCAgtcttttattcaacaaaaagAGACACAGCAGTCATTATATTGAAACCCTTTTGGAGGAAGAGGCCTCCTCGACCCAATATTACAAGAcactttatatgctaaagattaacggacaattctatatttacaatgtttCTACTATGCTTCCTTTAAATTACATATAACTTTCACACATCACATCAGTTCTACAGACACCCAAATTAGGGTTAAATCAGCATTGACTGATCTTCTAATTAATTGGCTCATGGCTCTttggaacccattgttcagagctgcattttgaaTTTAATCTACAGTTCATATTCAAATTTGAAAATTGGTGGTTGAAGTTAATCTTTTGCTATACATCCTGCCCAGAATTTGCTCTAATACACCTGTCCTGATATTTCATTTATGGCAGTGTTTAGCTGTAATTGATACTGTTCCAATGAGGGCACTTAGGATATTTAATTGTGTCATGTAAGTTTGAACTATTGTtattattgtcctgtgctgtgaGTAAAAATCATTACCCATGCACTGTCACAATACTAGATGTTAAAATAATTTCCACATGGCAGTGAAGATGGCaaagagtaatacacacaaaatgctggaggaactcagcaggtcaggcagcatctatggagaggaataaacagtcgacgtttcagctgagacatttcatcaagactggaaaggaaggaggaagaagtcacaagaggaaggaggagcGGGGTTGGGGGGGGTGAAGTGTAGCtgtacaagctagcaggtgataggtggagctagGTGAGGGGAAGGCAGGTGGGtgagaagtgagaagctgggagatgataggtggaaaaggtaaagggatgaagaagaatgaatctgtTAAGAGAGGACCATGGACATGGGGGAAAGAGACGAGGATGGGCAGTAGGAGGCAGTAGATGATATGCAGGTGAGAagggggaaaagaggagagctagAATGGAAAATGGAGAAAGACCGAACGAGtgggaggagaaatttcttcttaCCCCTTTGAAAGTTTCTGTGATCTTGTGTTTAAGGTAGTTGATAAAAAGTTTAGGTaactttaaaaaatatacaaaCAAAACAACTTCCTTTGCCTCCAGTATTTATAAACAATAAGATTTAGCATCTCTCACAAAATATTAGTATACAGTCTAAAGCAGCTTTGAAGTTACATTTTTTCAGAACTACAACGAAGCATTTTGAGATTAGGAGCTCTGCTCATCGATTTTCTTCCTCTTTTGGTAAATGTTCAGATTTTCCATCTTCTTGCATAGGAAAGGCATTTATCCTGGGATGATAGCAACAGTCCTGGTCTACTGTTCTACCAGCAAGGGTCAAACTTCCTTCCAGGCTTTGCCTGCTGTTTCTTTGCTCTTGAATGGGAAGGCTGTCCCTATGGTTATACAGACTGATTTGCTCTTCTTGCACAGGGAAGGGCACAGCTTTTTGAGACTGTTCTTGTACCGGCAATTCTGGGTGAACTTCAAAACCACACATACTGCCTGGTTTCTCCTCATCGATGGGAAATCTGTCACTTCCTCTAAAACCTTCTCTCAAATCTTCGGTGGTAAATTTTGTTCTGCCATTTACACCCCCGTTATTGCCCTCATCTGTGCTGTTATTCACTTTGACAATTACGTTGAAAATGACCGAACCGCCAACACTCGATACTGATTGGCCACTGGTGTTATGCATCATGTTACCACCACGTGAACAGCCTAGAGTTAAGGAAGAAAAGATTTCATGTACAGTAAACTCAGCTCTTAGTTCTCAATATACCAGCAACTCGTTTATCCATTGTCATTTTTCACATCAATCCAAATAATAAGATGCCAAAGGAAGATGCTTAATGGTATTTTTACAGTTAATAATTTCTGAATGCTATTGAATATCAGGGAAGGTTTTGCTCAGCAATTTTATGGGTGAAACTTCTCTAGATGACACGAAAACATGGTTTATTTTCAATTGCTCACGGGTTGTGGATGTCATTTGCAATGCTAGTATTGTCCATTGCTAATTGATCATGATCTCCAGAGGTCAATCACACTTCTGAGTTTACTTTCACATATGAGCAGACCAGAGAAACACTTTCTTCCCTGAGGACAATTAGTTTCATGGTTACCATCACTCGGACACACTTCTTTCAAGAAAAATCAACATTTATTTggttacttgaatttaaattctccagTGAACATGGTGGGATTTGAGGTCATGGTGTATCATTCGCTCAGCCTCTTAACTGCCCACTATCATGCCTTCTGGTGGAAGCCAATGGCACTGAAAAGGACTCCACCATTTGGGTCTTGGAGGTTCTGACAACAAATGTCAGCTCCATATCCAGGCAAGGTGAAGGGCAATAGGAAATTCAAGCAGCAAGCACAGACTGCAGGCCGCACTTGGCAAGAAAAGGGCAAGTGCCAAAACCTGTGCCAGAAGCAACCGATGATCAGGATTCactttctgctgctgtctgtaaggagtttgtatgttccccctgtgactgtgtgggtttcctcccacattacaaagacgtATGAGTtaaagttagtaagttgtggacatgcgcTGGTGCATTGCAACACTTGCCGGCTACCCTCAGCAGATATTCGGACAATGCAactgactcatttcactgtatgttttgatgtttcaatgggAATAACTGCCATCTTCCAATGGCAAATAGTGATGAAGAAAATAGACATAATGGACTAGGAATCAGTTCAGCCTGCATTACTAGCTGTGGACAATTGATTTTGCTTTCTAACTTCAATTCAGGTTATTGATACGTATGCTGTATAGGGATGGTGGGAATGATGGGGTAGGGAAGGAAAGCTGGAAGCAAATTACATTGCTGGCTTTATCCCTGGATGTGCACAGTGTTCTTTTTAATCATCCAACATAGGTTTTGGAACTGACACTGGCTCTAGGATCGGGGTAGACAATAAACCTGCAGAAGTGGAATGATTCTGACACAGCAGGTGGCAAATTGGAAAGACTATCTAGTAATTTGCAGTAGTTTATGCCGAGGATAAGCAGCAGAAGCCCCAAGAACAATTGCCAGGTAAAGGCACAGGCTTATTGCTCTCTCAAACTGCCTTTGGGTATACTATCCAGAATCAATTATTCATGTTTATATTTAAGAATGTTGTTTTAGAATAATGCCCAACTACTTGATATGTCTGATGAGATCTGGCCGTAAGTAATGTATTCAAGTTGCATCAAGTGCATACCCTGATAATATATATAGTTAGGAAGGtttagtcacttggcattcaagatgaggtggtaaattggataggATATtggatttgtgggagaagccagagagtggtagtagatggtggtgtctctgactggagatctgtgactagtggagtgctgcagggattggtgctgggctcattgttgtttgacatctatatcaccgacctggatgataatgtgattaactggatcagcaaatttgcagacggCACCAGgaatggaggtgtagtggacagtgaggaagactatcacggcctgcagcaggatctggaccaactggaaaaatgggctaaaaaatggcaaatgaaatgtaatgcagacaagtgtgaggtcctggtaggaccaaccagggtaggtctacaactagaggtcatgggttaagagtgaaaggtgaaatgcttaaggggaacatgagaggaaacttcttcactcagagggttgtgagggtggggaatgagctgccagtgaaagagtgcatgcaagctcaatttcaacatttaagacaggtttggataggtacatggataataaGGGTACAGATTGCAATGGTCCTGCTGCAGGTCATTGAGGTTAGTCTGCTTAAAtggattcagcatggactagatggtccGAAGgaactatttctgtgctgtacttttctatgactctatgatacgACATTTGAGTTTGATTCGGTTGGACCTTGCTGGACTGGATCAATATATGGCTGGCATGTTTGGTATTATTGTTTGAGTCATGTTTTCATGTTTGTTGTaacatatgctcagtggccactttattaggtacacccgatcattaatgcaaatatctattcagccaatcatggccagcaactcaatgcataaaagcattagTCAAGAGGTTTTATAGTTGCTCAGAGCAAAcattggaatggggaagaaatggggaagactttgaccgtggaatgatttatGGTGCCAgacgaggtggtttgagtatctcagaaactgctgatttcttgggatttttacgcacaacagtctccagagtttacagagaattgtgtgggaaacaaaaaaaaaatcagtgagctGAAATCCTGTGGGCGAAAtgtcttgttgatgagagaggtcagaggagaatggccagactggttcaagctgacaggaaggtgacaataacttagATAAtttacagtggtgtgcaaaatagcatctctgaatgcacaatgtattggaccttgaagtggatgggctacagcacagcagaagaccacaaatgcaCACTTAGtgcccattttattaggtacaggaggtacctattaaagtggccactgagtggagatggttgccttttggcccattgagtctttgcCAGCTCTTGGTGGAGACATAGCAAACCCATTCCCCATCTTGTATCCCTCTGACAGAATAGAGAAGACGAGATACAAATTTGTCCTCAGCAGTTGGGTTCAAGTTTTATAGAGAACAATGGCAATGCGATCCACATCAGAAACTGAACACCATTGACCTCAATGGCAGTAATTTCCATTACAGAGCCACTACAATGATATGGCTGGTTAACTACTGGGGATAGGGGAGATCTCGATGCCATAAATAGTAAGACAGTCACCTGTACATCCAAAAAGGAAGTCAgcagaaatttctttactcagaaactGGTTGGAAAATGGAACATGATATGAAAGGGAACATCTGAGCTGAATAACCTGAAGGAAGTCATTCggggcatgagagagaagcaaaGGGAAATATTAACGTGGCTGGAGGAGAAGAGGCTGAAAGAGGCCATATGGATGGTAAACAGCTGCATGAACTGAATGGCCCATTTCCCTGCTGCAAGTGCTTAGTAAAACTACAATTATACCATTTGTCtagaagacaggagcagaattaggctattcagccctttgagtctgctccaccattccatcacggctgatcccggatcccactcggacccatacacctgccttctcgccttaacctttgatgccctgaccaatcaggaaacgaccAACTTCTACCTTTAAATATaagcacagacttggcctccactgcagatttatcctccttacttctgttctaaagggtttcaCCTCAATTTTGgtactgtgccctccagttctggatttccccccatcacaggaaacatcctctccacatccactccatctagtcctttcaatattcggtaggttttaatgagacctCCCCCTTATTTCCTTAGCACTACctacccatccacctatctttgtatcatccgcaaactttgccataaagccgGCAATATCattatctaagtcattgacaaacaatgtgaaaagcagcggtcccaataccgactcctgaggaacaccactagtcactggcagccaaccagaaaaggccccttttgttcccactcgctgcctcctgcctgtca
Above is a window of Hypanus sabinus isolate sHypSab1 chromosome 20, sHypSab1.hap1, whole genome shotgun sequence DNA encoding:
- the LOC132378665 gene encoding uncharacterized protein LOC132378665, producing the protein MPKENPDTACYMKSKGGSSSTIVLADASSGTLPNPLMSTRYELQEVVCSDPSTQGRSSVCTLRNGQKQAPASHSTTVFSPTQSGIHCTPKHGYHACCQSNTSSSAEDIEGFDTSNHGSDHTKLGDDNGLKSGNSAPSGCSRGGNMMHNTSGQSVSSVGGSVIFNVIVKVNNSTDEGNNGGVNGRTKFTTEDLREGFRGSDRFPIDEEKPGSMCGFEVHPELPVQEQSQKAVPFPVQEEQISLYNHRDSLPIQEQRNSRQSLEGSLTLAGRTVDQDCCYHPRINAFPMQEDGKSEHLPKEEENR